GAGAACTACGGCGGCGCCCGGCCCCTCGACGTCGACTGGGTCCGCTCCCTGCGTGCACAGTGCGAGCAGGCGGACGTGTCCATGACCTTCATCGAGACCGGCTCCACGCTTATCAAGGATGGGCGCACCTACCGGATGGGCTCCAAGCGCAACCAGTCCGTGCAGGCCCACCGCTCCGGCTTGTCCTACGCGGCGCAGGGCCGCCGACCCTGGCACCTGCGCGCCCCGCTCGGTTGGGAGATCCCGGCTGCCGATCTGCACGTACCCCAATTCGACGGCGACTGCCTGACCTGCGGCTCCCGCCCCATCTGCAACGGCCTGTATCGGGGGCGCTGCGCCTGAAGGCTCAGGTCCTAGTTCATTGTCGTCTGGAGGGGATGGACATCGCCACGACAGAATCCCGGCGGGCCTGCGCCGGGGTAGGGTCGGGGCATGACGACGACGCTTCCCTGGTCCGCAGGACGCTGGCTGAACCCGCCCGCCGCAGTCGAGGAAAGGGATGGGGACCTGCTGGTCACCGCCGTGGAGAAGTCCGATGCGTGGAGGCGCACCAGCTACGGCTTCATCGTCGACACTGCCCACGCTCTGCTGGCTCCCTTCGAGCAAAACACCGCGGTTGAGGTGGACATGACCGCGGCCTTCACCGACAACTTCGACCAGGCCGGCATTATGGTGCGCGTGGACGCCGAGAACTGGGTGAAGGCCGGGGTTGAGTTCTCCGACGGCACTTGTCAGCTGGGCGCCGTCGTCACGGCCGGCAGCTCAGACTGGTCGGTGGCCCCCGTGCCCGACTGGCAGGGCAAGCGTGTGCGCATCCGCGTCAGCCGCAAAGGTGACGCGCTCACAATGCGTGCGGGGCGCATTTCGCCCGACGGCACCGCCGCCCTGCACATGGTGCGTCTGCTGCCCTTCCCTGAGAATGCCGTTGCCCAGGCCGGACCCTTCCTGTGCGCTCCCAGCCGAGCCGGACTGACTGTGCCCTTCCATGCCTGGCGGGTAACCGAGGCCGACACCTCACTCCACTGATTGACGGTGTCCATGGGTGATATCACCCGGCTGAATGCCTACGGCAATAGCTCTGTAGCGCCCAAGTTGCCGCCTGGATGACGTCGTCATGCGTGACGCCGTGTTTGCTCGCGGCGGGATGTACTCTCATACCGACGAGGTGGCAAGTGCCCGCCGGATGAAATCGGAGCGGTTAAGGCCTACGCGTGTGGCTGCCTCATCAACGGCCCGAAGCTCCTCTTCTGTGAGGCGCACAGCAATCACCTGCGATGGGGTAGCCCCGCGACTGGGGCGTCCACGACCGCGGCGCTTCGGCTCGTCCACGTCGTAGCCGCGTTCGGCCTTATCTACCCACTCTTGGATCTGTTCCTCAGTTATCAGGTTCTTCCGGTTTATGGGTGTGTTCGCCGAGTTCGGTAGATATAACCATCGAGTTCGGTAGATATAACCATCGAGTTCGGTAGATATAACCATCGAGTTCGGTCGGTATGACGATCGAGTTCGGTCGGTATGACGATCGAGTTCGGTCGTTATTACCATCGAGTTCGGTTGGTGGGGCTGGCGGGGTGGGGGAAGTGTCCAGATTCGGCATGAACGAGGTTCCCCGCCCGACGCCTTCCGCCAGATCCGTATGATTCCGACGATTCTGAGGGTGTGTGTTGGGAGGTGCGGGGTGTTTGTGCCGATTTTGGACACTTTGACTCCCTGGTTCCGGCCTACCGCCCTGATGTGGTGAGCAGGCCAGGGCCTCTGGTTGCCGACTGGCCCCCCTTGTCCGATCGGTTGGGACATTTTTGGCGATGAACTTGGCCCGTGGCCCAGCCGGGCGCGCGGCCCGGCCCGGCCCACAGTCCGGCCCGGCCCACAGTCCAGCCCGGCCGCTGCCAGGCCGGGCCTGGCTGCCGGCGATGCCGGCGACGTCCGCGGCCTAGGGCTAGAGCATCTTGACTGTTGACCTTGGGTGCGCCGGCGTCCAAGGCAACCCCACCGGCCCGAGTCAGCACCCCCACACCCGGACCGTCTGGCTGCGGTTGGACCGTCTGCCTGCCGTTGGACCGTCTGGCTGCGGTTGGACCACCTGAAACGCACTCTCAGACGGTCCAACCGCAGGAGCGCGGTCCAAGCGCAGGAACGCGGTCCAAGTACGCGGCCAGCAGCCGGCCGGGCCCACACCCACCCACTACACCCTCAAACCGGAAGAGCCCCATTAGCGCACCCTCAGACCGGAAGGCCCCGGAATCCGCGTCAATGCCGAATCGCTTGCCGGTGACAGTGAGCTGCGCCCCGCAGGTGAGTAGGCCGGCATCCGGCTCACATGCTCCCGAGGTCACATCTCTCCACGCATGCAAACTGAAAGTTCCCATAGTCTTGATATAGTCGTAGCCGGGGCTCCCAGGTAACGGCCCCGTCCCGACAGATCGACAGGAACCCCAATATCATGAAGACTTCCATCGTGAAGGCCGCTACAACCACGGTTGCGCTGGTACTTGGCTTTGGCATTAGTGCCTGCGGAAGCAGTAGCTCGAACGACGCCGAGGAATCGTCTGCTGGCTCGGCGACGGCTGAGACTGACTCAGCGATCTCCGCGGACGACGTGAAGGTTGGTGGTTCCTTCTCCGGCACCCTCAACGGCGAGCCGTTCGAGATTGACGATGTGGGAGTAGCCTGCCTATCGGGGGACGGTCAGACTTCGATTGGTGTCGCCCCGGTCGACGCCTTGTTAACTGATACAGACGTGAGCTCGGTGTCTCTCGTCATCGACGAGGCATCGAATGACGTCACGCTGATCACGATTGTTCCGGCTGGCGGTACAACGCTCAACTACACGAATATCGGGGGCTACAGCAGTGGTGTGGGCAGCGCGCAGGTGGAGGTGAACGATTCCACATACACTGTGACGGGTGAGGCGGCTCCGAGCGGCTCGACCGAGACCGAGACCCAGGCCTTCAACTTCGTCATCACCTGCCCCAGTCCTGAGTCCTGACAGGTTGTTGGGGTGGTTGGGGTTTTCGTTGGTGTGGTGCGGTTGGGTTGGTGGTCGTGGGGCACTAATCCGGTGGCTTGTAGAGTGCGGGGGCGTGACTCCGTATATTCGTGAGGTGCGTACCGCTTCTGGTGCTACGGCGGTGCAGATCGTGGCTAAGGAGCGCGGGTGCACCGATCACCCCCGCTGGCATCAGACCGGCCGGCACTAGTCCCGCCGGCGTCGCTCCGGCCGGCACGAATCCCGCCGGCATCATCCCCCGCTGGCACTAGTCCCGCTGGCGTCAGTCCGGCCGCTATGAAATCCGCTGGCGCCCTGTTCGCCGGGCGGCTCGTCGGGTCGTCAGCTCCCACCTAACTCACAAGCGTCCTCAAACTGGGAGAACTGGTTAATGAGCTTGCTGGTGTTTGGAGGGTGGCGGTGTGCTGGTGGCCGTGGCCCGGGGGCGTTTGCTACGGCAGTTCGTGCTCTGCTGCGCCGGTTAGGTGTTTGCTACGCCGGCTAGGAGTGCGATGCGCCGGTTAGGTGTCTACTACGCGGGTTAGGTGTCTGCTGAAGGGTTCGGGGGCCTTCAGGATAGGTCTAACAGGAGTAGTAGACGCCGAAGGGGCGTACCCAACGCCGGCCCCGCACCGACCCTGCACCGGCCCGGTGCCCCCGGTGCGCGCCTGACTCGTGGCCACAGGCTCTGGTCCTAGTTAATCGTCTTCCGATGAGGGTGCTGGTGCTGCCGCGACATAATCTCGGAGGCCGTGCCCCCGGGGTAGGGTCGGGGCACGGCTACGGTTTCCTGGCCTGAGGGACGCCGGCTGAACCCGCCCGCTGCAGTGGAGGAGGGGGCGCGGAGGAGAGGAGTGTGGAATCTGGTGGTCACCGCCGTGGAGAAGTCCGATGCGTGGCGGCGTGCCAGCAGCTCTAGATGAGGTACCGAACCACTTTCTCGGGCACCTGAGATGAGTCTCGTCGAGTGGTTGACAGTGAGTCATCTGCTCGTTACCGTTGCTGAGGTCTGGGCGGGCCGGAGATGGTCGGTTATCGGACCGGCAGGTTCGGGGTTCGATTCCTCGTCGGCATTTCGTCGGTAGCTCAAGGGTAGAGCGGTCGGCTCCGGTCATCGCGCCATGACCGCCCAGACCTTACCCCTCATCGCTGATCCCAATGCATTAGTCGGCTGCCGACGTCGATGTTGACGGTCGCCGGGTGGAGGCCACTGTGGCTGTGCAGGCGTGTCTCGGTGGGTGCGGGGCCTGCGCGGTGAGGCGTGACGGCTCGCGTATTCGTCAACCCGAAGAGCCGTTTCCCCTGTGCCCGCAGGCCGCCATTTGTTGGCTACGTCACATTCAAAGAGAGTGTGGGTAGGGTGTTGCGTTCCGGGTGTGTAGGGGT
This genomic stretch from Actinomyces qiguomingii harbors:
- a CDS encoding ribbon-helix-helix domain-containing protein, which codes for MSQPIGQGGPVGNQRPWPAHHIRAVGRNQGVKVSKIGTNTPHLPTHTLRIVGIIRIWRKASGGEPRSCRIWTLPPPRQPHQPNSMVITTELDRHTDRTRSSYRPNSMVISTELDGYIYRTRWLYLPNSANTPINRKNLITEEQIQEWVDKAERGYDVDEPKRRGRGRPSRGATPSQVIAVRLTEEELRAVDEAATRVGLNRSDFIRRALATSSV
- a CDS encoding DUF1349 domain-containing protein — protein: MTTTLPWSAGRWLNPPAAVEERDGDLLVTAVEKSDAWRRTSYGFIVDTAHALLAPFEQNTAVEVDMTAAFTDNFDQAGIMVRVDAENWVKAGVEFSDGTCQLGAVVTAGSSDWSVAPVPDWQGKRVRIRVSRKGDALTMRAGRISPDGTAALHMVRLLPFPENAVAQAGPFLCAPSRAGLTVPFHAWRVTEADTSLH
- a CDS encoding lipoprotein LpqH, translated to MKTSIVKAATTTVALVLGFGISACGSSSSNDAEESSAGSATAETDSAISADDVKVGGSFSGTLNGEPFEIDDVGVACLSGDGQTSIGVAPVDALLTDTDVSSVSLVIDEASNDVTLITIVPAGGTTLNYTNIGGYSSGVGSAQVEVNDSTYTVTGEAAPSGSTETETQAFNFVITCPSPES